The stretch of DNA CGGGAGGGCGAAAGCGATAGCCCACTCCCCGCACGCTCTCGATCCACTGGGCCGCGTCTAGGGGGTCGAGCTTTTTGCGCAGCCGCTGAATGGCCACATCGACGACGTTGGTGCTGGGGTTAAAATCGTAGCCCCAGACATGCTCCAAAATTTGGGTGCGGGTCAGCACTCGGCCGGGCGATCGCATCAGATACTCCAGCAGATTAAACTCCCGCGCTGTTAGCTCAACCTGGTGCCCGCCGCAGGTGACCTCGCGGGTGATGCGATCGAGGCGCAGGGGGCCAGCGGCCAAAAAATTTTGTCGTTCTCCGCTGCTGCGCCGCACTACCGCATGGATGCGAGCTACCAGTTCTTCGACATAAAAGGGCTTGGCAATGTAGTCGTCAGCCCCGAGATTTAGCCCGGCCAGGCGATCGTCTAGCTCGTTGCGGGCAGTAATTAAAATCACTGGCACCGCGTAGCCCGCCCCTCGCAGCGCCTTGAGGATGGCCAGCCCGTCCATCCCTGGCACCATGATATCGAGCAGCACCACGTCGTAGGTGCGATCGGTGGCCAAGGCATAGCCTTCGGTGCCGTTGGGGCAGGTGTCAACCACAAAGCCCTGTTCTTGCAGCCCCTGGGCCACAAAACTGGCAATTTTGGCCTCATCTTCGACTAATAAAACGTTCATAGGCGCTCACAGCCTAGCACCGCCAGCGAACCACAAAAATGACAAAGCTGTAATTTGGCGGCCATGGTTTTGCCATAGTGCCCAGGCTTAATAGGAATCGTCAACCTAATCACCGGAGCAAATCATTCATGGTAATTCATCGTTCACTGCTGACTGCTGGCCTGGCGGCTGCCCTGGTTGGTGGTCTAGGTTTGGCCGCCTTTAGCCAAACCACCCAGGGTCAACCCCCGCAGCCCGAAGCCACTCCAACCGAGCCCGCTCAGCGGCCCGAAGGCCGGGGGCGAGGTCACGGTGAAGGGCTGGCCAACGCTGCGGCAGATCTAGGCGTTAGCGAGGCCGCCCTCAAAGCTGCCCTGGGTCTGCCTGCTGAACCGCCGCCGCGCCCTGACCTAGCCGCCGCCGCCACTGAGTTAGGGGTTAGCGAAACTGAGCTAGAGGAAGCCCTACGCAGCGGCAGAGACGGCGATCGCGGCCAAAGACTGGCCACCGCCGCCACACAGCTGGACGTCAGTGAAGCCGCCTTGAAAGAAGCCTTGGGCCTACCCGCTGAGCCCCCGCCGCGCCCTGAGCTGGCCGCCGCTGCTGCCGAGCTAGGCGTCAGCGAAACCGATCTTCAGGAAGCCCTGCGCAGCAACATAGGAAGAGGCGGCGGCCCCGGCAACTGCGGTTCCGAAGACAGTTCCCCGTCGCAGTAGTCCTCCAACCCCTATCAATCGTCACTCCCCTTGCTGCGCCTTGGAAATCACAACGAGATTTCCAGGGCGTTTTTTGGTTGGGCAATACGGCAGCAAATCAGAACGCGCACAGTGACAGGTGGGAGCCTTTACCTACGTACGCTCTCGATTGAGATTTAGCTGCCTTTGGCCACATCCGGCAGCGATCGCCGACCCACATACAGCCACAGTAACCCAGCCACTCCCAACGCTATACCGGTGAGGCTCACTACCTGGGCCATTCGCAGCGGCCCCAGCATTAGGCTATCGAGACGCAGGCCCTCGATCCACAGGCGGCCTAGGCTGTAGGTGGCGAAGTAGACCAAAAAGAGCGTACCCGTCTTCAGCCGTTCAGGATGGCGCAACCCCCAGAAAAACAGCCATAGCACCAAGGCAAACACCCCCAGGTTCCACAGCGATTCGTAGAGAAAGGTGGGGTGATAATACTCCACGGTTTCCAGACCAGGGGGGCGCTGGGCGGGGGGAATATAAACTCGCCAGGGCAGATTGGTTGGGCCGCCAAAGGCTTCGGAGTTAAAGAAATTGCCCCAGCGACCAATAGCTTGGCCCAGCACCAGGGCCGGAGCCACCACATCTGCCAAGGCCCAAAACGACAGTCGATTGAGACGAGCAAACAACAGCGCCGCCAGCATACCGCCCAAGATAGCCCCATGGATGGCAATGCCCCCCTGCCAAATGGCAAAGGCACTCAGCGGGTCATCGGCATAACGAGCCCACTCAAAGGCGACGTAGTAGAGACGGGCAGCAGGCAAAGCTCCCAGCACCAGCCAGATCGACAGGTCGGCAACTGCCTCTGGGTCAAGCCCGCGTCGCTGGGCCAGCCGTTGCGCCAGGGTAATGCCAATTGCCAGGGCGATCGCAATCAGCAGCCCATACCAGCGAATAGCCAGTGGCCCCAGCTGAAAGATAATTGGCCCCGGTGACGCCAGCTGCGCCAATCCGTTGACCGCTAGCCCCAGTTCTATGCCTGCTAACCCCATTGCCCGCCTACCTGCTTACGTCTTGGCCTCCAGATCGGGAATGCCAAAACCACTATGACATTATATTGAGGCTCTCCGGCTGACATACTGCTAGACTAAACCAGCTAAACGCCAGTTAAGGGTCAAAGCACTGGGCCAGGGGCAGGTCTTGGCCCAGTTTTACCGATCGCCAACATTGGGCTGCAACAAAGATGCTCGCAAGCAATTTCCCCTACCCTCCGAAAACGGGGGGTGGGGGAAATCGAGGTTTTTACAGTTTTCCTGAGCGCTAAGCTACCGATGGTGCGTAGCCCGCTGTGGCTGCAAAGCTGCGAATGAGCTTGGCCCGCAGGTAGACCGTTTGCCCCGTCTCAACACCCAGGTCGCGGTACTGCTCCCGGTTGATGTGGGCAGTAATCGGGTGGCCATTTTCGAGGGTGAGTTCGATGCGAATTGTCCAGCCCAGGTGGATGATGTGGTTGATCGTGGCAGCGACACTGCCGTCTTGATGGTCGGTGAAGATCTCAATGTCGTGGGGGCGTAAAAACACCTCCCCGTGGGTGGGTGCGTCGCGGTGAAGCGATTTCCAGGTGTTGTCCGGTGAGAGGACGTTGACTGCACCGATAAAGCTCATCACAAAGGGAGTGGCCGGGTCTTCGTACACCTCAGCGGGGGAGCCCACCTGCTCGACTCGACCCTGGCTCATCACCACGATTTCGTCGGCAATTTCCATCGCCTCTTCCTGGTCGTGGGTAACGAAGACAGTGGTGACATTCACATCGTTGTGGAGATGGCGCAGCCAGTCGCGCAAATCCTTGCGCACCTTGGCATCGAGGGCACCGAAGGGCTCGTCGAGCAGCAGCACCTGGGGCTCAACGGCGAGGGCCCGCGCCAGGGCCACCCGCTGCCGCTGACCGCCCGACAGCTGAGAGGGATAGCGATCGCCCAACCCATTTAGCTGCACCAGGTCTAGCAGGGTATCAACCCGATTCTTAATCCGCTCTTTGGGCCACTTTTGTAGCTCTAGGGCAAAGGCCACGTTTCTGCGCACGGTGAGGTGCTTAAACAGCGCGTAGTGCTGAAATACAAAACCCACCTGGCGATCTTGCACCGTCTTGTGGGTGGCATCTTGAGCCGAAATGTAGATTCTGCCGGTGTCGGCCTGCTCTAAACCGGCAATCACCCGCAGCAGGGTCGACTTACCCGAACCTGACGGCCCCAGCAGGGCCACCAAAGAACCACTCTTAATATCCAGAGTGATGGGCTCAAGGGCCTGAAAATCCCCAAATCGTTTTGAAACGTTGTCTACTCTGATTCCCACGGGCGTTTCCTAAAATCGACAGTGTGCTTCAACGGGGATGCGACATCGGAGCTTAGCGAAGCGGTGCCACTTTTCCCATCACCTCAAACCCAAATCTAGACAGCAGGGGCAGGGTGCGCCTCAGTTCTCCAGGGGCGATCGCCCACCGACCGAGCTGCAATGTGAACCTACGCTACCCCACCCACAATAAAATTGCAACTCATCCCAAAACAAGATCGATCTGGTTCCAAAAAAATGTGCAAATGGCTTCAACTTCATTTTGGATCTAAGTCCAAAATTTTATGATACAGTCCATAAACGTAATCCTCGAAAACCCTATCGAGATACCGGAGATTCTTTGGAGAGCTACCCATGACATCACCTCAACGTTATATTTCGCGGCGATCGGCAATCTTGTTTGCGGCTGGCCTGGGGCTAGCGGGTACCCTAGCCGCCTGCGGTAGCACCACATCGACTCCCGAAGCCAGCAATGGCGAAGCGACCACTGCTGCCGCCGGCCCCGTAGAGCTCACCCTGGTCTCCTACGCCGTGACCCAGGCAGCTTATGAGCAGATCATTCCTAAGTTCACCGAGAAGTGGAAGGAGGAAACTGGTCAGGATGTCACCTTTAATCAGAGCTACGGTGGCTCAGGCTCCCAAACTCGGGCTGTGCTCGATGGGCTAGAAGCTGATGTCGTCGCCCTGGCCCTGGCCGGAGACACCAAAAAAATTGAAGAGGGCGGCCTGATTGAAGCTGGCTGGGAAAACGAAGCCCCCAACAGCGCCATTGTGCATTCCTCAGTAGCGGCGCTGGTCACCCGCGAGGGCAACCCCAAAAATATCCAGGGCTGGGAAGACCTGGCCCGCGACGATGTGCAGGTGGTGACCGCCAACCCCAAAACCTCCGGCGGTGCCAAGTGGAACTTTTTAGGAGCCTGGGGTTTTCAGACCCAGACCGGTAGCGATGACGCCGCTGCCCTAGACTTCGTCACCAAGATTTATCAGAACGTGCCGGTGCTGCCCAAGGATGCGCGAGAATCCACCGACGTGTTTTTCAACCGAGGCCAGGGCGATGTGCTAATTAACTACGAAAACGAGGTGCTGCTGGCCGCCCAAAATGGCGAAGAGCTGCCTTTTGTTGTTCCCGATGTGAATATTTCCATTGACAACCCCGTTGCCGTTGTCGATGCCAACGTGGATAAGCACGGCACCCGCGAGGTCGCTGAAGCCTTTGTGGAGTTTCTGTTTACCCCAGAGGCCCAAGAAGAGTTTGCCAAAGTGGGCTTCCGCCCCTCCGACCCAGAGGTGGGTGAACAGTTTGCCGATCAGTTTCCTAAGATTGAAACCCTGTTTACGGTGGCTGATTTAGGGGGCTGGGAAGAGATTGACAAGAAGTTCTTCGCCGATGGGGCAATCTTTGACCAGGTTCAATCTAAAGTTGGCAAGTAGGTAGATGGCCCTTGCCTCAGCCCTATCCGATCGAGAGCAGGCTGAGGTGAGGGTCACCCGAAACGGACTGATCGACATGTTTTCTCTGCACCTATGACTTCATCCCCACCGTCTTCATCCCCGGGTCTTTGGCACCAGATTCTCCATGCTCCCTGGACTTGGCGGGTTACCTGGTTCTATCTCATTCTGTTTTTGTTTTTGCCGATGGCGGCGCTCGTACTCAAGGCGCTGACCCTCAACCCGGCAGAGATTTGGCGCATTGCTACCGATCCGGTGGCCATCTCGACCTACAACGTCACCTTTTTTACAGCGCTGGTGGCTAGCATTATTAACGGCTTTGCTGGGCTTATTATTGCCTGGGTGCTGGTGCGCTACGAGTTTCCGGGAAAGCGATTTTTAGATGCCATCATCGATCTGCCCTTTGCTCTGCCCACGGCAGTGGCTGGTTTAACCTTGTCCACTATCTACAGCACCAACGGCTGGATTGGCGGCTTTCTAGAGCCCTTTGGCATTAGGGTATCGTTTACCCGACTGGGGGTGCTGGTAGCGATGATCTTCATTGCGCTGCCCTTTTCGGTACGGACGGTGCAGCCGGTGCTGCAAGACATGGAGTCGGAAATGGAGGAGGCCGCCTGGTCTATGGGGGCTTCCCAGTGGCAGACCTTTAGGCGGGTAATTTTGCCGCCGCTGATGCCTGCCATTCTAACGGGCGTGGCCATGGGCTTTTCGCGGGCGGTGGGCGAATACGGCTCAGTGGTGATTATTGCGGGCAATATTCCCTTTCAAGACCTAATCGCTCCAGTGCTGATTGTTCAACGTTTGGAACAATTCGACTACGCCGGGGCCACGGTAATTGGCACGGTGCTACTGCTGATTTCGCTATCGGCACTGCTGGTGATCAACCTTATTCAAGCCCGCGGGAGGCGCTTCTATGGCTGATTCATCTCTAAAACAACCCATTGCTGCCGCTGGGTCTAGATCTCAGAGAGCAGCGTTTCAGTGGGGCAAGTGGCTGCTGGTGGCCTTTGTCTTTGGTTTCCTGGGGCTAATTTTGCTGGTGCCGACCCTCAACGTATTTTTTCAGGCTTTAAAGGCGGGTCTACCCGGGTTGCTCGACACGTTTAGCAACAAGTTCTTTTTGAATGCGGTCAAGCTGACGTTGATTACGGCAGCGATCACGGTACCGCTGAACACGGTGTTTGGGATCTGTGCGGCGCTGTCGTTGGCCAACAAAAATTTTCCAGGGCGATCGCTCCTGATCAGCATCATCGACCTGCCCTTCTCGATCTCGCCGGTGGTTGCGGGTCTCATGCTGGTGCTGCTGTTTGGCAACCGGGGTTGGTTTGGGCCTCTGCTCGATGCCAACGGCATCAAGATTATCTTTGCCCTGCCGGGCATCGTCATGGCCAGTATCTTTATCACCATGCCCTTTATTGCCCGTGAGGTGCTGCCCGCCCTCGAAGAAGCGGGCACCCAGCAAGAAGAGGCGGCTGCCACCCTGGGGGCGAGTCAGTGGCAGACCTTTTGGCGGGTCACGCTGCCGTCGATTAAGTGGAGTTTGCTCTACGGCCTAATTTTGACTAACGCACGGGCAATGGGTGAGTTTGGAGCGGTGACCGTGGTTTCGGGCAACATTGTCGGCAAAACCCAAACCTTGCCCCTCTTTATTGAAGAGGCGCACATCCAGTACAACAGCCAAGCGGCCTACACTGCCGCCCTGCTGCTGGCCTGTTTGGCCGTAGTCACCCTGGTGGTGAAGTTTGTGCTAGAGCGCGGCGCCGGCATTCAGAGCAAAAGTCACTAAGGAGGCTTGCGATGGCGTCTATTTCTCCCGACTATGGCCTTGAGGCAATCCACCTTAAAGACCCAGAAAGCCTGGTGCAAACCCAAGTCAAAATTCGCATTCCCAAGGCACGCCACCCCGACCCGGTAATCTCAAACCTGATCAACCGCTACGGGCTCAAGGTGAATATTCTGGGCGCGCTGCTGGGTGCCAACGGCCAAGAAGATGGCTGGTTTGATCTGGCCATTGAGGGCCAGGCTGGCACTGTTCACGAGGCCTTGCTCGATTTGGTGGAGCTAGAAGCCGATCTGTGGTTCAACACTGAAACCGACGACGGCTACTAAGTTTGTTTAGGGGTGGCTCGATGGCCTAAGGCCATCGAGCCACCCCTACCACTCACTGTCAGCTCAGCTGCCCACCCGGTTCAATTCTCCAATTCAAATACAAGTCAATCGAGATTGCGGTCAAGAATTCTTGAGCAAGCGTAGTTTTCGAGGGACAATGGCGGGGTAACGAACCTGTAGTGCAGTATGGCAAGGCAAAAAGGCCAGGTTGCGGCGACTGATGCCGTCGAAACCTTGACCACGAAAAGTTTTTTGTTTCAGGGCCTAGAGGCCAAAGACCTGCTCAACGGGTTAGACCCCAGCGTCTTGGTCGTAGAAAAGCTGTACTCCAATCGGCCGGTGTATACGGCCTTTCGTCCGCAGACTTGGTTAGAGCACCTTTACGTGGTGGTCGAGGGCGGCCCGGTGATCATGCGCAGCACTCCCCTCGACCGGGTGATGGCCATGACCTACCCCGGCGCCTGTTTTGGCATGCGCAATTTGCCCGTGGGGTTTGGGCCGGTGGTGCGGGCGTTTCCTAGCCTGGTGGAAGCCTACAAAACCACCGACGTGATCAAGGTGCCGGTGGCGGTGGTGCAATCGCTGTACGACCAGCATGAGGCCTTCCGCGATCGCTACTCTCTGTTATTTGAGCTGCGCGAGAAGTTTCAGTATCACCTGCTCAATTGCAGCACATACCCTCCCCAAGCGGTGGCGGCGCTGCTGCGGGCATTAATCTATCAAGAGCGCAGTCTGGGCAGTCAACCGAGCCAAGGCAGCAGCACTAGCTACTGCTTTGACCTGCCCATTGACCTCATCGCCCGCGCTTGCCAGCTCAACCACCGCACCGTTGAGCAGGTTTTAAAGGGACTGACTAAAGCGGGCTACATCAAAACCAGCAAAACTGCCGAGTCGGCCAATGACCAGGTGCAGGTGGTTGACCCCGAGGGGCTAAAAGAAGTGTACGGGGCCACCCGCGATAAGGTGTCGTGGTGGCCTTTAAAGTAAATCCTTGCATTGCGCTGGACTCGATCGCCTATGCAAATTAGACCCGGCGAGGTGGCAGACAGCGTTGCGATCGCGGCCCTGCTCACCGAGCTCGGCTACCCCGTCACCCCCGACTTTGTCATTCACAGCCTCCAGCGGCAGCTCACCCATGCCGATGCCGCGATTCTGGTCGCCATAGAACAGGACGCCATTGTTGGCTTCATTTCGCTGCACTTTATTCCGCAGCTGGCGCTGCCGGGAGACTTTTGCCGCATCAGCTACTTTTGCGTTGACCCGGCGGCACGGGGGCAGGGAGTGGGGGCGGCGCTGGAAACAGTGGCCAGCGATCTAGCTTGGGCGCGGGGGTGCGATCGCATTGAAGTGCACTGTCACAGCCGCCGCGCGCAGGCCCATCGGTTTTATTACCGGCAGGGCTATGTTGAGTCGCCCAAGTATCTGGTCAAACCTGCTCCTCCCTAGCGGCAGCGAGGCGCTAATGCTTGAGACATTGTCACGGGTTACTGCCTAGAGGTGAACCGCTGTGGATGGTTCGATCTCGTTGATGAGTGCCATGATGGCAGCGCTCAATTCGCCCGCAATCTCTGGCTCAGCCAGAATTCCAGCGACATCCAGATTTTTGCCCAGCAAAGAAACCGTGATGCAGGCTTCAGGCACAATACGCCCTGCCATAGTGGTCACAATTTCGATCAGCGAGGCTTGGGCGTAGGTGGCACGAGGCGAAGCATTGAATATCGCAACCGGCTTGCCCATAAACTCCTCACCACTCACTAACCAATCCAGCGCGTTCTTCAACACACCTGGTACGCCGTGGGCATATTCTGGGCTAGAAATTATGATGCCATCCGCCCATTTCACTTGGGCCCGTAAATCAGTTACCGCTAGTGGTTCCGCTGGCTCAAGGTCAGGGTTGAAATGGGGTAAATCATCGAGTCCACCATAAAGGTTCATCTCAACGAATTTAGGCGATAGGGCGATCGCAGCCTTAAGCAAAGCCATATTAGACGAACCCTGACGCAGACTGCCTGAAATTGCCAAAATATGTACGATTCGAGCTGTGTTCACAGCGTCTGTAGAAGTCATTGTTTTATCAGTCTATGCCTGAGGGGCTGATTGAGCAGTCGTTTGGGACGGAAAAAGCTGGCGCCATACAGGTTGAAAGTAAACATCCTACAGGTTTGGCAACTTGAACCTTGAACAGTTAACCGTCTCAACCAATAGCCTAGCGAGCTGACTATCAATTCAACCTCAATTCGAAATTAACGAGTGCTACGCTTGGCACCTCTACCAGATGGCTCCGTCAAAAGACGGATGGAATCTACCTTTACACTTCGCAACATGTAGTGGAACCCCGATGAATTGATTTAGTTCAATTCATTTTTTTGCAGAAGTTGTAGTGAGAAATTATGGCAAGTCAAACCCAGCAACAGTCTTTTCTTGACAAAGTGATAGAGCGGAGTAGTTTGAAAACCGCTAACGATGCCGAGCGGGCCACAAACATCGTATTCCGAATTTTGCGGGATATGATGTTGAACAAAACCAGCGATCAGATCGAAAAAGACCTCAAGGCAGGCGCATCTGAATCGGAGCAAGAAGTGCTTGATCTTTGGAAAGATCCCAACGTCATGGTCGCTTTCTTCAGCCGCATTAGCCCTGCGCAAAATTTACACATCAAGCCAGGGACATTTATGCTGCGTCTGCAACAAGAAGGTGCATTGCCCTCCGGGGTTGCTCCTGAGGAGGTAACAGCAGCCGTGTTCTCAGCTATGAAGGAAATTTTGCCTGCTGAACGAAACCAGGAAATTGCTTCAATCCTTCCCGGTGAAATTCGGCAAATTTGGGAGCAGGCGTAATGATCACCACTTCATAACTGAAGGGTGACCATAGTTAAAATTTGCTCTTAGCGCAATCCGTAGGGCAGAGATTCCAAGGTTCTAGTTCTGGCTCTACAAACTGGCCAGCAAACTTAGCTAGAGCCTTGGAATTTAGCGGTTGCTAGCTTTCGTCGTGGGCAAAGCGGTTGTAGAGAAAGTCGAGGGCGTGGTTGCGTAGCTGGTAGTACTGCGGGTCTTCCATAATCTGGTCGCGATCGCGGGGCCGTTCGAAGGGAATATTCATTACCTCGCCGATACCGGCAGCGGGACCGTTGGTCATCATCACTAGGCGATCGGCTAGGAATAATGCCTCGTCGATATCGTGGGTGATCATCAGCACCGTGCAGCGGTGGTCATTCCAGATTTTGAGCAGTTCTTCCTGGAGTTCTTCTTTGGTGATGGCATCGAGCGCGCCAAAGGGTTCGTCGAGAATCAGTACTTCGGGGCGAATGGATAGGGCGCGGGCGATGGAAACTCGCTGGCGCATGCCGCCGGAGATTTGGTCGGGGCGCTTGTCGGCGGCTTCGGTAAGCCCCACCATGGCCAAGTGGTCGCGCACGATCGCCCGCTTTTGGGCCTCGGGTTTGTTGGGCCACACCGATTTCACTGCCAGGTAGACATTCTCAAACACGGTGCGCCAGGGTAGTAGGGCGTAGTTTTGGAAAACAACCATGCGATCGGGGCCGGGT from Nodosilinea sp. FACHB-141 encodes:
- the cysT gene encoding sulfate ABC transporter permease subunit CysT gives rise to the protein MTSSPPSSSPGLWHQILHAPWTWRVTWFYLILFLFLPMAALVLKALTLNPAEIWRIATDPVAISTYNVTFFTALVASIINGFAGLIIAWVLVRYEFPGKRFLDAIIDLPFALPTAVAGLTLSTIYSTNGWIGGFLEPFGIRVSFTRLGVLVAMIFIALPFSVRTVQPVLQDMESEMEEAAWSMGASQWQTFRRVILPPLMPAILTGVAMGFSRAVGEYGSVVIIAGNIPFQDLIAPVLIVQRLEQFDYAGATVIGTVLLLISLSALLVINLIQARGRRFYG
- a CDS encoding nitrate ABC transporter ATP-binding protein (This model describes the ATP binding subunits of ATP-binding cassette (ABC) transporters for nitrate transport, or for bicarbonate transport, in bacteria and archaea.), coding for MQPTPLKLKSRRPAHSGQADYTQPSSDQGFLVFDQVSKSFPTAKGRFPVLENVNLSIQQGEFVCFIGHSGCGKSTLLSLVSGFQQATQGSVTLNGQPILKPGPDRMVVFQNYALLPWRTVFENVYLAVKSVWPNKPEAQKRAIVRDHLAMVGLTEAADKRPDQISGGMRQRVSIARALSIRPEVLILDEPFGALDAITKEELQEELLKIWNDHRCTVLMITHDIDEALFLADRLVMMTNGPAAGIGEVMNIPFERPRDRDQIMEDPQYYQLRNHALDFLYNRFAHDES
- a CDS encoding response regulator transcription factor, with the protein product MNVLLVEDEAKIASFVAQGLQEQGFVVDTCPNGTEGYALATDRTYDVVLLDIMVPGMDGLAILKALRGAGYAVPVILITARNELDDRLAGLNLGADDYIAKPFYVEELVARIHAVVRRSSGERQNFLAAGPLRLDRITREVTCGGHQVELTAREFNLLEYLMRSPGRVLTRTQILEHVWGYDFNPSTNVVDVAIQRLRKKLDPLDAAQWIESVRGVGYRFRPPEESARGERP
- a CDS encoding DUF2267 domain-containing protein, translating into MASQTQQQSFLDKVIERSSLKTANDAERATNIVFRILRDMMLNKTSDQIEKDLKAGASESEQEVLDLWKDPNVMVAFFSRISPAQNLHIKPGTFMLRLQQEGALPSGVAPEEVTAAVFSAMKEILPAERNQEIASILPGEIRQIWEQA
- the lgt gene encoding prolipoprotein diacylglyceryl transferase; this encodes MGLAGIELGLAVNGLAQLASPGPIIFQLGPLAIRWYGLLIAIALAIGITLAQRLAQRRGLDPEAVADLSIWLVLGALPAARLYYVAFEWARYADDPLSAFAIWQGGIAIHGAILGGMLAALLFARLNRLSFWALADVVAPALVLGQAIGRWGNFFNSEAFGGPTNLPWRVYIPPAQRPPGLETVEYYHPTFLYESLWNLGVFALVLWLFFWGLRHPERLKTGTLFLVYFATYSLGRLWIEGLRLDSLMLGPLRMAQVVSLTGIALGVAGLLWLYVGRRSLPDVAKGS
- the cysW gene encoding sulfate ABC transporter permease subunit CysW, with the protein product MADSSLKQPIAAAGSRSQRAAFQWGKWLLVAFVFGFLGLILLVPTLNVFFQALKAGLPGLLDTFSNKFFLNAVKLTLITAAITVPLNTVFGICAALSLANKNFPGRSLLISIIDLPFSISPVVAGLMLVLLFGNRGWFGPLLDANGIKIIFALPGIVMASIFITMPFIAREVLPALEEAGTQQEEAAATLGASQWQTFWRVTLPSIKWSLLYGLILTNARAMGEFGAVTVVSGNIVGKTQTLPLFIEEAHIQYNSQAAYTAALLLACLAVVTLVVKFVLERGAGIQSKSH
- a CDS encoding NADPH-dependent FMN reductase, giving the protein MTSTDAVNTARIVHILAISGSLRQGSSNMALLKAAIALSPKFVEMNLYGGLDDLPHFNPDLEPAEPLAVTDLRAQVKWADGIIISSPEYAHGVPGVLKNALDWLVSGEEFMGKPVAIFNASPRATYAQASLIEIVTTMAGRIVPEACITVSLLGKNLDVAGILAEPEIAGELSAAIMALINEIEPSTAVHL
- a CDS encoding TOBE-like domain-containing protein; the encoded protein is MGIRVDNVSKRFGDFQALEPITLDIKSGSLVALLGPSGSGKSTLLRVIAGLEQADTGRIYISAQDATHKTVQDRQVGFVFQHYALFKHLTVRRNVAFALELQKWPKERIKNRVDTLLDLVQLNGLGDRYPSQLSGGQRQRVALARALAVEPQVLLLDEPFGALDAKVRKDLRDWLRHLHNDVNVTTVFVTHDQEEAMEIADEIVVMSQGRVEQVGSPAEVYEDPATPFVMSFIGAVNVLSPDNTWKSLHRDAPTHGEVFLRPHDIEIFTDHQDGSVAATINHIIHLGWTIRIELTLENGHPITAHINREQYRDLGVETGQTVYLRAKLIRSFAATAGYAPSVA
- a CDS encoding Crp/Fnr family transcriptional regulator, whose protein sequence is MARQKGQVAATDAVETLTTKSFLFQGLEAKDLLNGLDPSVLVVEKLYSNRPVYTAFRPQTWLEHLYVVVEGGPVIMRSTPLDRVMAMTYPGACFGMRNLPVGFGPVVRAFPSLVEAYKTTDVIKVPVAVVQSLYDQHEAFRDRYSLLFELREKFQYHLLNCSTYPPQAVAALLRALIYQERSLGSQPSQGSSTSYCFDLPIDLIARACQLNHRTVEQVLKGLTKAGYIKTSKTAESANDQVQVVDPEGLKEVYGATRDKVSWWPLK
- a CDS encoding NIL domain-containing protein encodes the protein MASISPDYGLEAIHLKDPESLVQTQVKIRIPKARHPDPVISNLINRYGLKVNILGALLGANGQEDGWFDLAIEGQAGTVHEALLDLVELEADLWFNTETDDGY
- a CDS encoding sulfate ABC transporter substrate-binding protein; this encodes MTSPQRYISRRSAILFAAGLGLAGTLAACGSTTSTPEASNGEATTAAAGPVELTLVSYAVTQAAYEQIIPKFTEKWKEETGQDVTFNQSYGGSGSQTRAVLDGLEADVVALALAGDTKKIEEGGLIEAGWENEAPNSAIVHSSVAALVTREGNPKNIQGWEDLARDDVQVVTANPKTSGGAKWNFLGAWGFQTQTGSDDAAALDFVTKIYQNVPVLPKDARESTDVFFNRGQGDVLINYENEVLLAAQNGEELPFVVPDVNISIDNPVAVVDANVDKHGTREVAEAFVEFLFTPEAQEEFAKVGFRPSDPEVGEQFADQFPKIETLFTVADLGGWEEIDKKFFADGAIFDQVQSKVGK
- a CDS encoding GNAT family N-acetyltransferase — its product is MQIRPGEVADSVAIAALLTELGYPVTPDFVIHSLQRQLTHADAAILVAIEQDAIVGFISLHFIPQLALPGDFCRISYFCVDPAARGQGVGAALETVASDLAWARGCDRIEVHCHSRRAQAHRFYYRQGYVESPKYLVKPAPP